The following are encoded together in the Pedobacter sp. D749 genome:
- a CDS encoding efflux transporter outer membrane subunit, translating to MNFRYKHSLLTGLAIVTLSACVTKKYERPQVTSEGLYRDNSTTDTTTMADLQWKTLFSDTTLQSLIQQGINENLDLKQAIERIKIAEATLIQSRGALLPTLQADVNVTDNKQSQASLNFPPGININLETQTYKAQLSTSWEADIWGKLTSAKRGAYATLLQSDAAKRAVQTQLIATIANNYYTLLALDKQLAITEQTIKVRTQDVETMRELKQGAVVNGAAVVQSEANLYAAQVTVPDLKRSIKEAENALSVLVAKAPNMINRTTLDQQTPYANLQTGVSAQLLKNRPDVIAAEFGFRSAFENTNVAKAYFYPALTITAAGGLSSLQLQDFFSKSIFYNLVGGLTQPIFARGANKARLKTAEANQQIAFYNFQQTLLTGGQEVSNALYAYQTAAEKEETRAKQIASLTKAVDFTKELLRYSSATNYTDVLTSEQSLLTAQLSGINDRLQKLQSVVNLYRALGGGWK from the coding sequence ATGAATTTTAGATATAAGCATTCCCTTTTAACCGGTTTAGCCATTGTTACCCTGAGTGCCTGCGTAACTAAAAAATACGAACGCCCCCAGGTAACAAGCGAAGGTTTATACCGCGATAATAGCACAACAGATACCACTACGATGGCAGATCTGCAGTGGAAAACGTTGTTTTCGGATACCACATTACAATCGCTGATCCAACAAGGGATAAATGAAAATTTGGACCTGAAACAGGCTATTGAACGGATTAAAATTGCCGAAGCAACACTAATACAAAGCCGTGGAGCATTGTTACCAACCTTACAGGCTGATGTAAACGTAACGGATAACAAACAATCGCAGGCCTCCTTAAACTTTCCTCCCGGGATTAACATTAATTTAGAAACTCAAACCTATAAAGCACAGCTGAGTACCAGTTGGGAAGCCGATATATGGGGGAAACTAACAAGTGCAAAACGTGGTGCATATGCAACTTTATTACAAAGCGATGCCGCAAAAAGAGCAGTCCAAACGCAATTAATTGCCACTATTGCCAACAATTATTATACATTATTGGCACTCGACAAACAATTGGCCATTACTGAACAAACCATTAAGGTTAGAACGCAGGATGTGGAAACCATGAGGGAATTAAAACAGGGAGCTGTAGTAAATGGTGCGGCAGTTGTACAAAGTGAGGCCAATTTATATGCGGCCCAGGTAACCGTACCTGATTTAAAAAGAAGCATCAAAGAGGCTGAAAATGCACTAAGTGTTTTGGTTGCCAAAGCGCCAAACATGATTAATCGCACCACTTTAGACCAGCAAACCCCTTATGCGAATTTACAAACCGGGGTTTCTGCACAATTGCTAAAAAACCGTCCGGATGTGATCGCTGCTGAATTTGGTTTCAGATCAGCTTTCGAAAACACAAACGTAGCAAAAGCTTATTTTTATCCTGCTTTAACGATTACTGCAGCAGGAGGATTATCAAGCTTACAATTACAGGATTTCTTCAGCAAATCTATCTTCTATAATTTAGTAGGAGGTTTAACGCAGCCAATTTTTGCAAGAGGAGCAAACAAAGCCCGCCTAAAAACAGCTGAAGCTAATCAACAGATTGCTTTTTATAACTTTCAACAAACGCTGTTAACTGGCGGACAGGAAGTGTCAAATGCATTGTATGCTTACCAAACTGCTGCAGAAAAAGAGGAAACAAGGGCTAAACAAATCGCCTCATTAACCAAAGCCGTAGATTTTACTAAAGAATTATTGCGCTATAGCTCAGCAACTAACTATACTGATGTTTTAACTTCAGAACAAAGTTTGTTAACCGCTCAATTAAGCGGGATTAATGATCGATTGCAAAAACTACAGTCGGTTGTTAACCTTTACCGTGCATTAGGCGGTGGCTGGAAATAA
- a CDS encoding DEAD/DEAH box helicase, whose translation MLRVDSSKACKVVYSLCKHEYLGYLIEPHVVQLNPQGDFSFTYQRIFTHTAEEFNACLSDIDYKLIKILDDIEQDSLIKKYYKKLIRPTEFFTKIFDDKFYENVRPKIEKKLAEALEILKVKNELYVMDKDGWPVERKIELADEPASILFHFRRNETETRYFPTIKYQNLRIEFMFKEAQIISNKPAWLLLNDVLYFFDQDIEGKKLQPFLNKRFIAIPKTTEATYFEKFVAPLIEKHHVYAEGFEIRTEQFEATPVIKVLYVDGGLSQIQLYFKYGEYTFPVENAHKVTVRLEKTADNYIFHRIKRSAEWEKKQFNLLLSLGLKKTSSLFSNLEVASADENPSYGAINWVNEHIEILEASGFEIEQATGQKKFVLGASKIDLEVKEGNDWFDIHAVVWFGKYQIPFLSLKQHILHKKREFLLPDGEVAIIPDKWFTQYGSLFSLAEAGQTLKLKKHHIGLINDLAEDSLANVTLERKLQRLSDFEDIADTQMPVHFKGTLRDYQKAGYNWFSFLREYNFGGCLADDMGLGKTIQTLAMLQKVKEDDQLLDTQTTSLIIMPTSLIYNWLTEAKKFTPKLKILAHTGTNRNKDVANFANYDIIITTYGVTRVDVDEMKNFYFNYIILDESQNIKNPASKSFKAVRSLKSKNKLILSGTPVENSVSDLWSQLTFLNPGLLGTQAFFFEEYVQAIEKKKDEEKARKLQSIIKPFVLRRTKEQVAAELPPKTEQVIYCDMSEDQAAYYEKTKSAYRNDLLQSMDDGTFAKKQVQLLQGLTALRQLANHPVMIDGEYISDSGKFENVIHTLDNVLKGGHKVLVFSQFVKHLDIFKKHFEAEHIPFAYLDGSTRNRGEIVSEFQQNTDLKVFLISIKAGGVGLNLTQADYVFILDPWWNPAVEQQAIDRTHRIGQDKKVFIYKFIAKDTVEEKILALQNRKKSLANSLITTEESFFKSLSKEDIRDILN comes from the coding sequence ATGTTACGTGTCGATAGTTCTAAAGCCTGTAAAGTGGTGTACTCTTTGTGCAAACATGAGTACCTGGGCTATTTAATTGAGCCACACGTAGTTCAGCTTAATCCACAGGGCGATTTTTCTTTTACCTACCAACGGATTTTTACCCACACAGCAGAAGAGTTTAATGCCTGCTTAAGTGACATCGATTATAAGCTGATCAAAATTTTAGATGATATTGAACAGGATTCGCTGATTAAAAAGTATTACAAAAAATTAATCAGGCCTACTGAATTCTTCACCAAAATTTTCGACGATAAGTTTTATGAAAATGTTCGTCCTAAAATTGAAAAGAAACTTGCCGAAGCTTTAGAAATCTTAAAGGTTAAAAATGAGCTTTATGTAATGGATAAAGATGGCTGGCCCGTTGAACGTAAGATTGAACTTGCTGATGAGCCTGCATCCATCCTGTTCCATTTCCGGAGAAATGAAACTGAAACCCGTTATTTTCCGACCATCAAGTATCAGAACCTGCGGATTGAGTTTATGTTTAAAGAAGCGCAGATTATCAGCAACAAACCTGCCTGGTTATTGCTGAACGATGTGTTATACTTTTTTGATCAGGATATTGAAGGAAAAAAACTACAACCGTTTTTAAATAAACGTTTTATTGCCATACCGAAAACAACCGAAGCTACCTACTTCGAAAAATTTGTTGCCCCTTTAATCGAGAAACACCATGTGTATGCAGAAGGTTTCGAAATCAGGACAGAACAGTTCGAGGCTACACCTGTAATCAAGGTTTTATATGTAGATGGCGGTCTTTCGCAAATCCAGTTGTACTTTAAATATGGCGAATATACTTTCCCTGTCGAAAACGCACATAAAGTAACCGTTCGTTTAGAAAAAACGGCCGATAACTATATTTTCCACCGCATTAAACGTTCGGCTGAATGGGAGAAAAAACAGTTTAATTTATTGTTATCTTTAGGACTAAAAAAAACGAGTTCATTATTCAGTAACCTTGAAGTAGCTTCAGCGGATGAAAATCCGAGCTATGGAGCAATAAATTGGGTAAATGAGCATATCGAAATCTTAGAGGCATCGGGTTTTGAAATTGAACAGGCCACCGGGCAGAAAAAATTTGTATTAGGGGCCAGTAAAATCGATCTGGAAGTTAAGGAAGGAAACGATTGGTTCGATATCCATGCCGTGGTTTGGTTTGGCAAATATCAGATTCCTTTTCTATCGTTAAAACAGCATATTTTACATAAAAAGCGTGAGTTTTTATTACCTGATGGAGAAGTTGCCATTATCCCCGATAAATGGTTTACTCAATACGGCAGCCTGTTTAGTTTGGCAGAAGCCGGCCAAACGCTCAAATTAAAGAAACACCATATCGGCTTAATCAACGATCTGGCCGAAGATAGTTTGGCTAATGTTACCCTCGAGCGTAAACTTCAGCGTCTTTCGGATTTTGAAGATATAGCGGATACGCAGATGCCCGTTCACTTTAAAGGAACTTTGCGCGATTATCAAAAGGCAGGCTATAACTGGTTTAGCTTTTTACGCGAGTATAATTTTGGCGGCTGTTTAGCTGATGATATGGGTTTGGGTAAAACCATCCAGACCTTGGCCATGCTGCAAAAAGTTAAAGAAGACGATCAACTGCTGGACACACAAACCACCTCGCTGATCATTATGCCCACCTCTTTAATTTATAACTGGTTAACAGAGGCAAAAAAGTTTACACCAAAGCTTAAAATATTAGCCCATACAGGTACCAACCGCAATAAAGATGTCGCTAATTTTGCTAATTACGACATTATCATCACTACTTATGGAGTTACGAGGGTTGATGTGGATGAAATGAAAAATTTCTATTTCAATTATATTATTCTCGACGAAAGTCAGAACATTAAAAACCCCGCATCCAAATCATTCAAAGCCGTTAGAAGCTTAAAATCGAAAAACAAACTGATTTTGAGCGGTACACCGGTAGAAAATTCAGTAAGCGATTTATGGTCACAGTTAACTTTCTTAAATCCAGGACTCTTGGGCACCCAGGCATTTTTCTTCGAAGAATATGTGCAAGCGATCGAAAAGAAAAAAGACGAAGAAAAAGCACGTAAACTGCAATCAATCATCAAACCTTTTGTACTCCGCAGAACGAAAGAACAAGTGGCCGCAGAGTTACCGCCAAAAACGGAGCAGGTAATTTATTGCGACATGAGTGAGGACCAGGCCGCTTATTACGAAAAAACCAAATCGGCCTATCGTAACGATCTATTGCAGAGCATGGATGATGGAACTTTTGCGAAAAAACAGGTGCAGCTTTTACAGGGCTTAACCGCTTTACGCCAGCTGGCCAATCACCCTGTGATGATCGATGGCGAGTACATCTCCGATTCGGGCAAATTTGAAAATGTAATCCACACTTTAGATAATGTGCTTAAGGGCGGACACAAAGTTTTGGTTTTTTCTCAGTTTGTAAAACACCTGGATATCTTTAAAAAACATTTTGAAGCAGAGCATATACCATTTGCTTATTTGGACGGATCAACCCGTAACCGTGGAGAGATCGTTTCTGAATTTCAGCAGAATACCGACTTAAAGGTTTTCCTGATTTCGATAAAAGCCGGTGGCGTAGGTTTAAACCTTACACAGGCCGATTATGTTTTTATTTTAGATCCATGGTGGAACCCTGCAGTAGAACAACAAGCTATTGACAGAACGCACCGTATCGGTCAGGACAAAAAAGTTTTTATCTATAAATTCATCGCAAAAGATACTGTTGAAGAGAAAATCCTGGCTTTACAGAACCGCAAAAAATCGTTGGCAAACTCTCTAATTACCACAGAGGAAAGTTTCTTTAAATCGCTGAGTAAAGAGGATATTAGGGATATACTGAATTAA
- a CDS encoding GxxExxY protein, with translation MEIRQSNFPLKNETDLIINAAIEIHSHLGCGFLEIVYKDAFCIELKNRGYFYEREKLYQIYYKGILLPHSFYADFIIFDAVILEIKSKSALASADVAQTLNYLRCSGCKVGLILNFGKPTLEIRRVVL, from the coding sequence ATGGAAATCCGTCAATCAAACTTCCCGTTAAAAAACGAAACTGATCTAATCATTAATGCAGCTATAGAAATCCATAGCCATTTAGGGTGTGGGTTCTTAGAAATTGTTTACAAAGATGCCTTTTGTATAGAACTAAAAAACAGGGGTTATTTTTACGAAAGAGAAAAGTTATACCAAATTTATTACAAAGGTATTCTCCTACCCCATAGCTTTTATGCCGACTTTATTATATTCGATGCGGTAATATTAGAAATTAAATCAAAAAGTGCCCTTGCAAGCGCCGATGTAGCACAAACTCTAAACTACTTACGATGTTCAGGATGCAAAGTTGGGCTCATTTTAAATTTCGGCAAACCAACCCTCGAAATTAGGCGTGTTGTTTTATAA
- a CDS encoding DUF2892 domain-containing protein produces the protein MTNQDFNTAVNNVKEAWKYPELFENVSKSERWLSGAAGTYLLFKGITSIFSHPVIGLTGAAIGAGLLYRGITGYCPMRDLAEQRREDVAPDEVIISETYVVDDLG, from the coding sequence ATGACAAATCAAGATTTTAATACTGCAGTAAATAATGTTAAAGAAGCCTGGAAATACCCGGAATTATTCGAAAACGTTTCAAAATCTGAGCGTTGGTTATCAGGCGCAGCAGGAACATATTTACTTTTTAAAGGCATTACCAGCATTTTTTCACATCCTGTAATTGGATTAACTGGTGCCGCAATTGGTGCAGGACTATTGTATCGTGGCATTACAGGTTATTGCCCAATGCGCGATTTAGCAGAACAACGCAGGGAAGATGTTGCCCCTGACGAAGTAATTATCAGTGAAACCTATGTTGTTGACGATTTAGGGTAA
- a CDS encoding DUF1080 domain-containing protein, with protein sequence MNKYTLLFIPALFAGQAMAQDKKPDPANDPKTTEVWEPVPKIVTPGKLPQDAPSDAIILFSGRNLDAWHSVKDPSKPAAWTIDDGFFTVKKGTGNIETNKKFTDYQLHLEWKIPENISGEGQARGNSGVFLASTGGGDDGYEIQILDVYNNKTYVNGQTGSIYKQAIPLANANKKPGEWQYYDIIWNAPRFNEDGTVQKPASVTVFLNGVLLQNGFILKGATRYIGAPEYKKHGPSSIKLQDHGDPSPAISYRNIWVREL encoded by the coding sequence ATGAACAAGTACACACTATTATTTATTCCAGCACTTTTTGCAGGACAAGCTATGGCGCAAGATAAGAAACCAGACCCTGCCAATGATCCAAAAACAACGGAGGTTTGGGAGCCGGTTCCTAAAATTGTTACACCAGGTAAATTGCCTCAAGATGCACCATCTGATGCGATCATTCTTTTTAGCGGTAGAAATTTAGATGCATGGCATTCTGTTAAAGACCCATCTAAACCGGCTGCGTGGACAATTGACGATGGATTTTTTACCGTAAAAAAGGGAACAGGTAATATCGAAACCAATAAAAAGTTTACCGATTACCAATTGCATCTGGAATGGAAAATCCCTGAAAACATTTCTGGCGAAGGTCAGGCACGTGGAAATAGCGGGGTATTTTTAGCTTCAACAGGTGGTGGTGATGATGGTTATGAAATCCAGATTTTAGATGTTTATAATAACAAAACCTATGTGAACGGACAAACAGGTAGCATTTATAAACAAGCAATTCCTTTAGCTAACGCCAACAAAAAACCTGGCGAATGGCAATATTATGATATCATTTGGAACGCGCCACGTTTTAATGAAGATGGAACAGTACAAAAACCAGCAAGTGTTACCGTATTTTTAAATGGCGTACTTTTACAGAACGGATTTATATTAAAGGGTGCAACGAGGTATATTGGTGCTCCTGAATATAAAAAACATGGCCCTTCTTCAATCAAATTACAAGATCACGGAGACCCAAGCCCTGCAATCAGCTACAGAAACATTTGGGTTAGAGAACTATAA
- a CDS encoding TMEM175 family protein, producing MNKGRLEAFSDGVIAIIITIMVLEIKVPEHGETLATLKPLLPKFISYILSFIYVGIYWNNHHHLLHAVKKVNGSMLWANLNFLFWLSLFPFAAGWMGEHHFALWPVILYGVALLLAAISYTLLVIVIKKTEGQHSLVVHAIGNDAKGKFSLLFYIAGIGLSFINPWIGVALYFVVACIWFIPDRRIENAMREQGLTDDNK from the coding sequence ATGAACAAAGGCAGATTAGAAGCATTTAGCGATGGTGTAATTGCAATTATCATCACCATTATGGTTTTGGAAATTAAAGTTCCCGAACATGGCGAAACTTTAGCAACCTTAAAACCACTCTTGCCAAAGTTTATCAGTTATATCCTAAGTTTCATTTATGTTGGCATTTACTGGAATAATCACCATCATCTATTACATGCCGTGAAAAAAGTAAATGGATCAATGCTTTGGGCTAACCTAAATTTCCTCTTCTGGCTTTCACTATTTCCATTTGCAGCCGGCTGGATGGGAGAACACCACTTTGCCTTATGGCCTGTTATTCTATATGGTGTTGCATTACTTCTTGCAGCCATTTCCTATACCTTATTGGTAATTGTGATTAAAAAAACCGAAGGTCAGCACTCTTTGGTGGTACACGCCATCGGTAATGATGCTAAAGGAAAATTCTCTTTGCTATTTTATATTGCAGGTATAGGATTAAGTTTTATCAACCCCTGGATTGGTGTTGCGCTTTATTTCGTAGTCGCCTGCATCTGGTTTATTCCGGATAGAAGAATTGAAAATGCCATGCGTGAGCAAGGTTTAACTGATGATAATAAATGA
- the aat gene encoding leucyl/phenylalanyl-tRNA--protein transferase, protein MFFQLLDDHPGFPDPALAEEDGLLAIGGDLSTERLLIAYSNGIFPWFSEGEPILWYSPHERCVIYPDKIKISKSMQKILKQEVFKITFNQAFAEVIQSCAHTERKGQDGTWITNEMQEAYINLHQQGYAHSVEVWLEDKLVGGLYGLKVNRVFCGESMFSHVSNASKAALIFLSKMNIDLIDCQLPNDHLMSLGAEMISRELYMGLIYYHQLNLAHAWHFQFFYPE, encoded by the coding sequence ATGTTTTTTCAGTTACTTGATGATCACCCAGGCTTTCCGGATCCGGCTTTGGCAGAAGAAGATGGTTTGCTGGCCATTGGAGGCGATTTAAGTACAGAGCGGTTGTTAATTGCCTATTCTAATGGTATATTTCCGTGGTTTAGCGAAGGTGAACCGATCCTTTGGTATTCGCCACATGAGCGTTGTGTAATTTATCCTGATAAAATCAAAATCAGTAAAAGCATGCAGAAAATTTTAAAACAGGAGGTTTTCAAAATTACCTTTAACCAGGCTTTTGCTGAGGTGATCCAAAGTTGTGCTCATACGGAAAGAAAAGGACAGGATGGTACCTGGATTACCAATGAAATGCAAGAAGCTTATATCAATCTCCATCAACAGGGTTACGCACACAGTGTAGAGGTTTGGTTGGAAGATAAGCTGGTAGGAGGCCTATATGGTTTGAAAGTAAACCGTGTATTTTGCGGTGAAAGTATGTTTAGCCATGTAAGTAATGCCTCAAAAGCTGCGCTTATTTTTTTAAGTAAAATGAATATCGATTTGATCGATTGTCAGTTGCCAAACGATCATTTAATGAGTTTAGGTGCTGAAATGATCAGCCGGGAGTTGTATATGGGACTCATTTATTATCATCAGTTAAACCTTGCTCACGCATGGCATTTTCAATTCTTCTATCCGGAATAA
- a CDS encoding DUF1800 family protein, protein MSTKDNFLKVKHLYNRAGFGVSYTDLQKLSKKNLDKVVDNLIKDSQKDDPINLINDFESKRQLLVQAGLYAKKDLTDDEKKMRQQIIREQNEVSRDLNIAFITKMINTDAPLREKMTLFWHGHFACRSNNPFFAQQLNNIQRANALGSFKTLLVEVSKSPAMLQYLNNQQNKKGKPNENFARELMELFTLGRGNYTEQDIKESARSFTGWMYDKDGSFIFRQNLHDTGTKTFFGKIGNFEGENIIDIILEKPETAQFIARKVYQFFVNDNPNEAHVKELATHFYNSKYDIAAMMKKMFTSDWFYSPENVGTKIKSPAEFLVGLSREFYVTYNKPQVLIQLQSSLGQYLFNPPNVAGWPGGQSWIDSSSLMLRMRIPSLVLNDGEIDFSGKADPEDEAVIALSRTATTNANANMKPKSYVNANANWPKFLNTLPKGLTPLALTEFLLQPKLNNKITTMVSDNKGLRSTAVEITSMPEYQLC, encoded by the coding sequence ATGAGCACAAAAGATAATTTCTTGAAAGTAAAACATCTTTACAACCGGGCCGGCTTCGGGGTTTCTTATACCGACTTACAAAAATTAAGCAAAAAAAATCTCGATAAAGTGGTCGATAATCTGATTAAAGATTCCCAAAAAGATGATCCAATTAATTTAATAAACGATTTTGAATCAAAACGGCAGCTTTTGGTACAGGCAGGTTTATATGCTAAAAAAGACCTGACGGATGATGAAAAGAAAATGCGTCAGCAGATTATACGCGAGCAAAATGAAGTGAGCCGCGACCTGAATATTGCCTTCATTACCAAGATGATTAATACAGATGCTCCCTTAAGGGAAAAGATGACGCTCTTTTGGCATGGTCATTTTGCCTGCCGCAGCAATAATCCATTCTTTGCACAACAACTAAACAACATCCAAAGAGCAAATGCTTTAGGAAGCTTTAAAACTTTGTTGGTAGAGGTGTCAAAGTCGCCAGCGATGCTGCAATACCTAAATAACCAACAGAATAAAAAAGGTAAGCCAAATGAGAATTTTGCCCGCGAACTGATGGAACTTTTCACTTTAGGAAGGGGAAATTATACCGAGCAGGATATTAAAGAATCTGCACGATCATTTACAGGCTGGATGTATGATAAAGATGGCTCATTTATTTTCAGGCAAAATCTGCACGATACCGGAACAAAGACCTTTTTTGGTAAAATCGGGAATTTTGAAGGCGAAAACATCATTGATATTATTCTGGAAAAACCAGAAACCGCGCAGTTCATTGCCAGGAAAGTGTATCAATTCTTTGTTAATGATAACCCCAATGAAGCACATGTTAAAGAACTCGCCACACATTTTTACAATTCGAAATACGACATTGCTGCAATGATGAAAAAAATGTTTACTTCCGATTGGTTTTATAGTCCGGAGAATGTAGGCACAAAAATTAAATCGCCAGCTGAATTTTTAGTGGGTTTAAGTCGAGAGTTTTATGTTACTTATAACAAACCACAGGTTTTAATACAGCTGCAAAGCAGTTTAGGGCAATATTTATTTAATCCACCTAATGTTGCGGGCTGGCCTGGCGGACAAAGCTGGATTGATAGTTCATCGTTAATGTTAAGGATGCGGATCCCATCGCTTGTGTTAAATGATGGAGAAATCGATTTTAGTGGTAAAGCCGATCCTGAAGATGAAGCCGTAATTGCTTTAAGCCGCACGGCTACCACCAATGCAAATGCCAATATGAAACCAAAATCGTATGTAAACGCAAATGCAAACTGGCCTAAATTTTTAAACACTTTACCAAAAGGATTAACACCATTAGCGCTTACCGAGTTTTTACTGCAACCGAAATTAAACAATAAAATTACGACCATGGTAAGTGATAATAAAGGACTGCGGAGTACTGCGGTTGAGATTACGAGCATGCCGGAGTATCAGTTGTGCTAG